DNA from Mesorhizobium sp. B2-1-1:
GACCTGCACCTATCAGCGCGTTCTGACCGACGAAGCGAGCGCCATGATAGGCGAGTACTGTTCGCGCCTGTGTGTCCTCGAGGGATTCTATGGGCATGCCGAGCAGGCCAACATCCGGGTCCGCCGCTATGGAGGTCGCAACCAGGCCTAAGCCAGCGCGCCAACGGAGTTTTCATGTCGATCATCGCCCGCAACAAGAACAGCAAGCCCCGCCTGACCGTGAAGGATCTGGCGCGCGATCTCGGCATGTCTGTTTCGACCGTATCCAGGGCCTTTCACGCCGATGCCGTGATCGCCAAGAATACGCGGGACCTGGTGCTGAACCGTGCGAGGGAGATCGGCTATTCGCCGAACCCTTTCGCGCGCAGCCTCATCACCAAGAAGACGCGTATCGTGGGTATTGTCGTCGCGGACATCAAGAACCCGTTCTATCCGGAAGTGCTGACGCGGCTGACCACCGCCCTTCGTGCCATCGACATGAACGTGATGCTCGTCGCCGCCGACCAGTCGGGAGACGTCGACCAGGCGCTACGCCTGCTGCTCAACTACCAGCCAGATCTTGCCATCATCCTGGCGGCCACCCTGTCTTCGGCGGCCGCGCAGGAATGCCGTAGGGCCGGCACTCCGGTGATCTTTTTCAACCGACTCTCGGCCGACGACCACGCGTTCGGCATTTCCTGCGACAATATACTCGGCGGCCGCAGCATCGCCGACTATCTCGTCGATACCGGCCACCGGCGCCTGGCCTACATCGCCGCCTTGCCCGATGCCTCCACCAATGTCGCACGCCACAGGGGCTTCAGCGAACGCGCCGTCGAGCGTGGCCTCGCCGCGCCGATAGTTATCGAGGCAGGCCAGTTCAGCTATCACGCCGGCTACGAAGCGGCGCGCAAGCTGCGTGACCTGAAAGAGGTTCCCGACGGTGTCTTCTGCGCCAACGACATTCTCGCCATTGGCTTTCTCGACGGCGTGCGGCGAGAGCTGGCGCTCGGCGTGCCGGACGACATTTCGATCGTCGGCTTCGACGATATCGAGATGGCCCACTGGCCTTCGCACGGGCTGACGACCGTCCGGCAGCCCATTGACCAGATGCTCGAGGCCACGGTCAGCCTGGCGAAGGAATTGAGCACGAATTCCGGCCGGGAGCCGATCGTTCAACTAATCCCGCCCGGCGCGGTGATCGAGCGCGCGACGACGCGAAAAAGGCACCATGGCTGATATCCCGGGAAAGCGCTTCTTCGAGCGGGCGGTAAGCGTCCACCGCTATGACTGCGAGGTCGTCGCGGCGCCCCATGTCTCCGTCACCGGAAGCGAGGAACCCGTCGCCACCGTGAACGATGCCGCGTTGGCCGACGAAGCCATCGTCCGCTACGTCGTGGCAACCCGCCCCGTCTACGAAGGCCTGCGCCGGCTGATCGGCCAACTCGCTGGCCTGCTGGTCCTGGCTCAGGCCGGCGGACGCCGCGACGTGCTCGATCTGCCTGACATTCCGGTGGCCCGCGAACGGTGGACGGAGGTGGAGCAGCGGCTGGGCGCCTTGCACGCGCCGCATGGGCTCGAAAGCCATTGCGCGCGTCTGGGGGCCGCTCATGCAACGCTGGGCGAGGCCCTGGACGATTTCGGTTCGGCCCGACTGCGGCGCGACTGGCAGCAGGAGCTCGACCGGGCCGGGGAGAGGATCAAACGCGCCTACGCCGGGCTGCAGGCGGCGTCGGAACCGCGGGCCGGTATGACGCCGGTCGATTTCAATCACGCCTGCTGCAGCTGTGCGCAGCGTTGGCGACAACAGGGAGGAAGCAATGGGCCAATATTCGATCTGGGTGCTTGAGTACAGCTATGTCAGCAACTACCACAAGAGCGGGGTGCTCTACGGCGCCCACAACCAGGGCTACGTGAAACTTCCCTACTGCTACGCGCTGATCAAGGGCAACG
Protein-coding regions in this window:
- a CDS encoding LacI family DNA-binding transcriptional regulator translates to MSIIARNKNSKPRLTVKDLARDLGMSVSTVSRAFHADAVIAKNTRDLVLNRAREIGYSPNPFARSLITKKTRIVGIVVADIKNPFYPEVLTRLTTALRAIDMNVMLVAADQSGDVDQALRLLLNYQPDLAIILAATLSSAAAQECRRAGTPVIFFNRLSADDHAFGISCDNILGGRSIADYLVDTGHRRLAYIAALPDASTNVARHRGFSERAVERGLAAPIVIEAGQFSYHAGYEAARKLRDLKEVPDGVFCANDILAIGFLDGVRRELALGVPDDISIVGFDDIEMAHWPSHGLTTVRQPIDQMLEATVSLAKELSTNSGREPIVQLIPPGAVIERATTRKRHHG